Genomic DNA from Desulfuromonas versatilis:
CAGGGTCATGACGATGAAGGTGCCGATCACCGAAATGGGGATGGCGGTGGCGACGATGAGCGTCGGGGCCAGGGAGCGCAGAAACAGCAGCAGCACCGTCACCGCGAGCAGGCCGCCGACCCAGAGGTTCTGCAGTACCAGGTCGATGGCCGATTCGATGTACTCGGTTTCGTCGTAGACCTGGCGCAGGACCAGCCCTTCTTCGGCGAGGACCCCCTCGTTGAGTTCGCGCAGGGCCAGCTTGAGCCCGGCCATGACCTCCAGGACGTTGGTCCCCGATTCGCGCTGGACGTTGACGGCCATGGCCGGCTCGCCGTTCTGGCGCACCGAAACCGTCGCCTGCTCGTAGCCGAAGCGGGCCTCGGCCACGTCGCCGACGAACAGGCGCTGCCCCGAGGCGGTCGGCAGGGCGATGGCCTCGACTTCGCCCGGCGCGGTCAGTTCGGCGAGGGTGCGCACGATGTAGCGGCGCTTGCCTTCATCGAAGCTGCCCGCGGAGATATTCACATTCTCGCTGTCCAGGGCGCGGATGAGTTCTCCCAGGGTGAGCCCGATGGCCGAGAGCTTTTCCGGGTCGACCACCACCTGCAGCTCCGGCTCGCGCCCGCCGATGACGTTGCTGCGGGCCACCCCGGGCACCCGCTCGAAGCGGGCCTTGACATGGTCTTCGGTAAACAGCTGGTAGCTGTAGATGGGGTTGCTGTTGCCGGCAAGGGGCTTGAGGATGAACCAGGCGATGGGCCGGTCGTCGGTGTTGACGGTGGAGATCACCGGGCGCTCGGCGTCCTCGGGGATATCCCGCACCTGGTTCAGGCGGTTGCTGACCTTGAGCAGCGCCGCGTCCATGTCGGTGCCGGGGGTAAAGGTCAGCACGATCCGGCCGCTGCTGTCCTGCGACTCGGATTTCATCTCCTCGACCCCTTCGACGCTCTTGAGCTCGTCCTCCTGGCGCAGGATGATCTCTTTTTCGACCTCTTCGGGGCTGGCACCGGGCCAGTCGGTCTGGATAGTGATTTCCGGGCGGGAGACCTCGGGGGTGAGCTGGATGGGGGTGCGCCACAGCGAGAGCAGGCCGAACAGCACCACCAGCAGAACGCCGACGCTGACCCCGACCTGACGCTCGACGGAGGTGGCGATCAGCTTCATGGCGCACTCCCCCCGCCACCCGGGGCTTCCTGGACCTGCTGCCCCTCGCGGAGCCTTTCGTTGCCGCGGATGGCCACGCGGTTCCCCGCCTCGAGGGAACCATCCAGGGGGCGCACCAGGAAGCTCCCCCCGGCCGCCTGGAGCAGTTCCACGGGAATGATTCGAGCTGTATCCCGATGAATTTTCACCACGTATCCGCCGCCGTCGGGGCGGGGTACATAGGCATCCTTGGGAATCACCAGCCCCGGGTTGTCGAGGTCGCGCATAAAGGTGACCCGGGCCAGCATGCCGGCGAGGATTTTCCCCTCGGGGTTGGCGACGCTGACCTGCACCGGGAAGGTGCGCGATGCGAGGTCCGCCTGGGGTACCACCGCGGTGACTTCCCCGGAGAAATCTCCCCCCGGCAGCGCGTCGAAGTTTACCCGGGCCTGCATGCCGAGTTTTACCTGGCTCAGGTGCTGCTCGGGGACCGGGGTCATCACCTGGATGGTCGAGAGGTCCGCCAGCTCCACGACGGCCTCCCCCTCGTCTACCCACTGCCCGAGTTCGGTGACTGCCCGCACTACATGCCCGCTGAAGGGGGCGCGGATGCTCATCCGCTCCAGCCGGTCCTGGAGCAGGCGGATGGAGGCCTGGTTGCGGCTGGCTTCCTGCAACAGGGCGTCGAGTTCGGTCTGGCGGGCCTGCAATTCCTCCTCGGAGATGATTCGCTGGCTGTGCAGCTCCCGGGCCCGGCGCAGGTCGGCCTCGGCTTTGGCGATGCGGGTCTGTACCTCGCCAAGGCGGGCCCTGGCCTCCTCCCGCTGCAGTTCGACAGGGTAGCTCCGCAGGCGGGCGATCACCTCGCCCCTGGCCACCTGGTCGCCGCGGCGGACGCGGAGAAACTCCACCAGGCCGTCAACCTCGCTGGCCACCCGGGCCATGTAGCGCGGCTCGGCGGTGGCCGCAAAGGTGCGGGGGATGCGCGGCTGCCCCTGTTCGACGGTGGCGGTGACGATCAGGGCGGCCGGAGGGGTGGCATTCGGCTGGGCGTAAACCGGGGAGGCAAGACACAGCAGCAAGCTGAACAGGGCGCGAGACCTGAGCATACCAGGCGGGTCCTTCTGCAGTGGCGGGGGGGGCCCCGCGGGGAACTGGGTCGGACGGGCATCATGGCTCTACAGTTAATTAATTCAATAAACCACCGGAGTGTCAAGGGCGGGAGTCCTGGTTAAAGATAGATGGACGCCCCTTGGGAACGCAAAAGCCCCGGCCGAGGGGGCCGGGGCTTGGTGGGGTACTCTGCTGAGAGGGGGGGATCAGCCGGCGACCAGCTTTTCCTTGCGGGCGGTCATCACCTTGTAGGCGCAGAACTCGCCGCACATGGTGCAGGCGCCGTGCTCCTCGTCGACCCCCGATTCGGCGCGCAGACGGCGGGCCTTCTCGGGGTCGAGGGCGAGGGCGAACTGCCCCTCCCAGTCGAGGGCCTTGCGGCAGCGGGCCATGGCGATGTCTTTCTCGAGGGCGCCGGGCACCCCTTTGACGATGTCGGCGGCGTGGGCGGCGATGCGGCAGGCGATGACCCCCTCGTGCACGTCCTCCACCGTCGGCAGGCGCAGGTGCTCGCTGGCGGTGACGTAGCAGAGAAAGTCGGCGCCGGCGCTGGCCGCCAGGGTGCCGCCGATGGCGCAGGTGATGTGGTCGTAGCCCGGGGCGATGTCGGTGACCAGGGGCCCCAGCACGTAGAAGGGGGCGCCGTGGCAGAGCCGCTTCTGCAGCTGGATATTGGCCTCGATCTGGTTGAGCGGCACGTGGCCGGGTCCCTCGATCATCACCTGGACGCCGGCCTCCCAGGCGCGCTGGGTCAGTTCGCCGAGCACGATCAGCTCGTGGATCTGGGCGCGGTCGGTGGCGTCGGCCAGGCAACCGGGGCGGAAGCCGTCGCCCAGCGACAGGGTGGCATCGAAAGGCTTGACGATCTCGAGCAGCCGGTCGAAGTGCTCGTAGAGGGGGTTTTCGGCGTTGTTGTGGGTCATCCACTCGATGGTGAAGGAGCCGCCGCGGGAGACCACCTCCATGATCCGCCCCTCACGGTCCATACGCTCGACGGTGGCGCGGGTGACCCCGCAGTGCACGGTGATGAAGTCGACCCCATCCTCGAGGTGCTTGACGATGCCGTCGAAGATCTCGTCGACGGTCATCTCGACCATCGCCTTGTTCTTGCGGGTCACCGTGTCGACCGCCGCCTGGTAAAGGGGGACCGAGCCGATGCAGGCGTTGGTCTGGGAGATGATCGCCGCGCGGATCTCGTCAATGGGCCCGCCGGTAGAGAGGTCCATGATCGCGTCGGCGCCGGCGGCCACCGCGACGCGGGCCTTTTCCAGCTCCTTGTCGATGCTCTTGTCGTCCTTGCTGGTGCCGATGTTGGCGTTGACCTTGGTGCGCAGGCCCTTGCCGACCGCCAGCGGGATGCCGTTGCCGTGCTTGTTGTTGTGGCAGATGATCGCCGTTCCTTCGGCGATGCGCTGGCGCAGGATCTCCGGGTCGATATTCTCCGCCGCGGCGGCCTGTTTCATTTTGTCGGTGATGATGCCCTTGCGGGCGGCTTCGAGCTGGGTCATTTATTTACCTCGAGGAGTCAGAATTCAGGAGCCAAGAGAGTGCATGCTCCGACTTGGACTAGTTGTCTTTCCTGGGTTTGCCTTTCACCAATCACTTATTACTCATCACTGATTACGGCTTTTGCCGCCTGCCAGTGGTTGACCGGGCCGTGGCCGCTGCCCAGGGGGACGGCGCTGCGGATTGCTTCGGTGATGAACGCCTTGGCCTTTTCCACCGCCTTGACCAGGGGCATTCCCTGGGCGATGAAGGTAGCGATGGCCGCCGAGTAGGTGCAGCCGGTGCCGTGGGTGTTGGGGGTTTCGAGCCGTTCGGCGCCGAAGCGGTGAACGCTGTCGCCGGCAAGCAGCAGGTCGACGGCGGGCCCCGGCAGATGTCCGCCCTTGATCAGCACGTTGCGCGCGCCCAGCTTCTGCAGGGCGCGGGCCGCCACCTCCATGTCGGCCTCGGTTTTGACCTTGAGCCCAGCGATGGCTTCCGCTTCGGGGATGTTGGGGGTGATCAGGTAGGTGAGCGGGAGCAACCGGGCCAGCAGGGTGTCGACGGCCTGCTGCTGCAGCAAGGGGGCGCCCCCCTTGGCGATCATCACCGGGTCGACCACCGTCAGCAGGTTGCGCCGCTTGAGCGCGCGGGCGACCACGCCGATGATCTCCGCCGAGTAGAGCATGCCGGTCTTCACCGTGTCGGCCCCCAGGTCGGAGAGGACCGCCTCGATCTGGTCGGCGACGAAATCCTCCGGACAGGGGTGGATGCCCCGCACTCCCCGGGTGTTCTGCGCGGTCAGGGCGGTCAGGGCGCTGCTGCCGAAGGCGCCGAGCAGGGTGATGGTCTTCAGGTCGGCCTGGATGCCGGCGCCACCTCCCGAGTCGGACCCGGCCACGCTCAGCACGCGGCCGCGGGGGTAGGGGAGGTGGCGGTTGAACTGCAGGGCGATCTCGCGGGCCGCCAGGGACGGAAAGGGGTCGGCCATCACCGCCGAGATCACCGCCACCGCGTCGGCGCCGGCCGTGATAGCCTCGTCGGCCCGCTCCCGGTCGATGCCGCCGATGGCGACGATGGGGATCTTGACGGCGCGGCGCACCTTCTTCAGGGTATCGATGCCGACCAGCTCGGTGTCCTGCTTGGTGCCGGTGGGGTAGATGCTGCCAACGCCGATGTAGTCGGCCCCCTGGGTTTCGGCCTTGAGCGCCTGCTCGACGGTGCGGGTGGAGACGCCGATTATGCGCTGGTGACCGAGAATCTTGCGGGCCTCGGCGACCGTCCCGTCCCCCTGGCCAAGGTGCACGCCGTCGGCCTCGCAGGCGGCGGCGAGGTTGGCATCGTCGTTGACGATGAAGGTAGCCCCGACCTTGCGGCAAAGCCCGGCGAGCTGCCGGGCAGCCTCGATCCGGCGCTCTGCGGGCAGCTCCTTGTCCCGGTACTGGATCACCCGGGCACCGCCCTGCAGGGCGGCTTCGACCCGAGCGGCCAGGTTGCCGTCGCGGTCGCTGTCGGTGATGACGTAAAGCCCTTTGATCATGGCCTGTCGCTTTCCCGGATAAAAAAAATGACGCCGCTGACCCCATGGGGGCGCGGCGCCATTAACGTGTTGACCGTTGTCGCCGCTTCCCTACGCCGGTATGACCCGGATCAGGTTCAAAGGGTCGTTCCGCACTCCGCGGAACTCTCAGTAGGACACTCCCCTAGCGGTATTTTTGATTTTTTATGCTTTAAGCAGTTCCTCGCCCGCGCTCAAGCGAGCACGATGCGTTTGTTGAGCAGGTCGATTTCGCCGATCGCGCCGGCAATGCTGCGGGTCTTGCCGAACACATCCACCAGCTTGAGCTGGCCGCCCGCGGCCAGGATCGACGAGACGTGCTCCAGAGGAGTTTCCTGGTCGCCGTCGATGAGAAGAAACGTCCCATGATCAAGACACATGCCGATACCTCCATGGAAAAGTAAGAAAAAGCCTAAAGGAATAGGCAGTTGCTGTCAACCTTAATGTCTCTGCTTTATTTCTCCCCCGCTGGGCTGCCCGGGCTGCTTGGTCCTTTACAGCGCCGGGACCCCGTGGTAAATAATTTATTTTCCCCCCTTCATCCCAAAGGGAGAACCTTCCCATGCAGGGTCGCCGTCCTACCGTTGCCGAAATCGACCTTTCGGCCCTGGCCCATAATTTTTCCCATATCCGCTCGCGAACCGCCGGCCGTCAGGTGCTGGCGGTGGTCAAGGCCGACGCCTACGGGCACGGCGCCGCCCGCGTCGCCCCGTTTCTTCAGGCGCAGGGTGCCGAGCTGTTCGGTGTCGCCCTGGTGGAGGAAGCTCTGGAGCTGCGTGCCGCCGGGGTCACCCGGCCGATCCTTGTTCTGGGCGGCATCTACCCCGGGCAGGAGCAGCAGGTGCTCGTCGCCGGCCTCTCCTGCACCCTGTTCTGCCTCGAGACTGCCCGGCGCCTGAATGCCGAGGCCGCAGCTGCTGGGCAGATCTGCCCCTTTCATCTTAAGCTCGATTCGGGGATGGGGCGGGTCGGCGTCCGACCGGAGGAATTGGCCGGGGTGCTGGATGAACTTGCCGGCTTGAGGTCTCTGCGCATGGAGGGGTTCTTCTCGCACCTGGCGCTGGCCGACGAACCCGGCCGGGAGTTCAACGAGGTCCAGGTGCGGAGGTTCCGCGAGGCCCTGGCCCGGGTGCGCGAGCGGGGCTTCGCGCCGGGTTTCGTGCATATCAGCAACAGCGCCGCCATCTTTACCCGGGATATCCCCGAAGCCAACCTGGTGCGCCCCGGCATCGCCCTCTACGGCGGCCTGCCGGCACCGGGGCTGGAGGGGACCATCGACCTGCGTCCGGTCATGCACCTGCGCACCCGGGTGGCGGCTCTCAAGACGGTGGCGCCGGGCACGGGGATCTCCTACAGCCACCGCTTCAGCGCAGAGAGGCCCACCGTGGTCGCCACACTGCCGGTCGGCTATGCCGACGGCTACAACCGGCTGCTGACCAACCGTGGCGAGGTGCTGGTTCGCGGGCGCCGCGCCCGGGTCGCCGGCACGGTCTGCATGGACTGGATCATGATCGATGTCACCGATGTCCCCGGTGTCGCCGTCGGCGACGAGGTAACCCTGCTCGGGTCCGCCGAGGGGGGCAGTATCAGCGCCGAGGAGTGGGCGGAGAAGGTCGGCAGCATCTCCTACGAGGTGTTCTGCGGCATCGGCAAGCGGGTGCCGAGGGTGTATTTAGGTGAGGAGTGAGGAGTGAGGAGTGAGGAGTGAGGAGTGAGGAGTGAGGAGTGAGGAGTGAGGAGTGAGGAGTGAGGAGTGAGGAGTGGAGGGCCTCCGGCTCTGGTCTGCGCCTCGGGCTGGATTTGGGGACGACGACGTTGGCCGGGCGGCTGATCGATGGTGCCGGGAAATGCCTGGCCGAGGGGAAGCTGGCCAACCCCCAGTCGGCCTTCGGCAGTGACATCATCCGCCGCCTCGAGGCGGCGCGCGGTGGAAACGCCCAGAAGTTGCAAGCGCTGTTGGCCCAGGGGATCGGCGGGCTGATCGACGATCTGCTGGCGCGGGCCGGGCGCTCACGGGGGGAGATTGCCGCGGCGGCGGCGGCCGGCAATCCCGGCATCTGCCACTTGCTGCGCGGTCTGGAGGTCGACTCGGTCCTGTTTCCCCCGCACCGGCCCCCCGACTGCGCCGGGGTTCATCTCGAGCCGAGAGGGCTCGGTCTGGATCTGCCCGTCTCCCTCTACCTGTTTCCCCTGGTCAGCGGCTATGTCGGCGGCGACCTGGTGGCCTTCCTGTTTGCAGAGCCCGAGCCGGCAGCGAGCACCTTTTTTCTCGATGTCGGCACCAACGGCGAGATGGCCCTGTTCGCCGACGGGCGCTGGTGGACCACATCGGTAGCGGCGGGACCGGCCTTCGAGGGGGGCGGGATCTCCTGCGGCATGGCTGCGAAGGCCGGCGCGGTGGAGCAGGTGCGCCTCGACGGCGACCGGCTGCGCCTGGGGGTGATCGGCGGCGGCGCGCCCCGCGGGCTTTGCGGCAGCGGCCTGGTCGAGGCGGTGGCCGCCGCGCTCGAGGGAGGGCTGATGGACCCCCGCGGAACCCTGCGCGATCCGGGCGAGGTGGCGAGCCACCTGTCCCGCTACCTGGTCGAGTCGCCCGAGGGGAACGCCTTGCGGCTGTACCGGGATGCGTCGGTGGAGCTGCGGCTCACCCAGGAGGATGTGCGCAATTTCCAGCTGGCCAAGGGGGCCGTGCAGGCCGGGGCACTCTGTCTGCTGCGGCGCGCCGGGGTCGCGCCCGAGGACCTCGCGGCGGTGGTGGTGACCGGCGCCTTTGGCTTTTCCCTGGCTTCCGCGGCCCTGAAAAGGGTTGCCATGCTGCCGGAAACCATGGTAGATAAGGTCCGTTTTGTCCCCGGGGGAGCGCTTGCCGGCGTCTGCCGTCTGCTGGCTGATCCCGAGGGGCCTGCCAGGGCCCAGGCCCTGGCCGACCGGCTCAAGCCTTACCCCCTTTCGGGGACCCCGGCCTTCGAACAGGCCTTCCTCGCAGCCCTCGATTTCTGAAAAAACCGCCCGTGGGACGGTTTTTTCGTGTTTTTAAGAACCCGTAAACGGCACATCCACATCTCTGGCTGGCGGCCGACGCCTTCAGTCGCGGAAAGGGAATCTCAATGGCTACCATCAAGCGTGCTCTCATCAGTGTTTCGGACAAGACCGGCGTGGTTGACTTCGCCCGGGAACTCAGCGGCTACGGCGTGGAGATCCTCTCCACCGGCGGCACCGCCAAGCTGCTGCGCGAGCAGGGGCTCGCGGTCAAGGACGTCTCCGAGTTCACCGGTTTTCCCGAGATGCTCGACGGCCGGGTCAAGACCCTGCACCCCAAGGTCCACGGCGGCCTGCTGGGGATGCGGGAGAACCCAGAGCACGTGGCCAAGATGAAGGAGCACGGCATCGAGCCCATCGACATGGTGGTGGTCAACCTCTACCCCTTCGAGGCTACCGTCGCCAAGCCCGACTGCACCCTCGAGGATGCCATCGAGAACATCGACATCGGCGGCCCGACCATGTTGCGCAGCGCCGCCAAGAACAACCGCGACGTCACCGTGCTGGTCGACCACGCCGACTACGCCGGGGTGCTGGCCGAGATGAAGCAGAGCGGCGGCGCGGTCGGCCGCGAGACCAACTTCCGCCTGGCGGTCAAGGTCTACCAGCACACCGCCGCCTACGACGGCGCCATCTCCAACTGGCTGGGGCGCAAGCTCGATGCCGAGTCGGCCGAATTCCCGCCGACCCTGACCCTGCAGTACAAGAAGGCCCAGGGGATGCGCTACGGTGAAAACCCCCACCAGAAAGCGGCCTTTTACGTCGAAAAGGAGGTCAAAGAGGCCTCCATCGCCACCGCCAAGCAGCTGCAGGGCAAGGAGCTTTCGTACAACAACATCGCCGACACCGACGCCGCCCTCGAGTGCGTCAAACAGTTCGGCGAGGCCCCGGCCTGCGTCATCGTCAAGCACGCCAACCCCTGTGGCGTCGCCCTCGGCAGCAACCTCCTCGAGGCCTACAACCGGGCCTTTTCCACCGACACCGAGTCGGCTTTCGGCGGCATCATCGCCTTCAACGGCGAGCTCGATGCCGATACCGCCAAGGTCATCGTCGAGCGCCAGTTCGTAGAGGTGATCATCGCCCCCAAGGTCAGCGCCGAGGCCGTGGCGGTGGTCGCCGCCAAGAAGAACGTGCGCCTGCTCGAGTGCGGCCAGTGGCCGGCCCAGCCCGCCCAGCGCTTTGAATTCAAGCGGGTCAACGGCGGCATGCTGGTGCAGGACACCGATCTGGAGCTGACCGCCGAACTCAAGGTGGTCACCAAGCGCCAGCCCACCGACGCCGAGATGCGCGATCTGCTCTTCACCTGGCAGGTCGCCAAGTTCGTCAAGTCCAACGCCATCGTCTACGGCAAGGACGGCATGACCATCGGGGTCGGCGCCGGGCAGATGAGCCGGGTCAACTCGGCACGCATCGCCGCCATCAAGGCCGAGCACGCCGGCCTGCAGGTCAAGGGGGCGGTGATGGCCTCGGACGCCTTCTTCCCCTTCCGCGACGGCATCGACAACGCCGCCGCCGCCGGCATCGCCGCGGTCATCCAGCCCGGCGGCTCGATCCGCGACGAGGAGGTCATCGCCGCCGCCGACGAACACGGCATGGCGATGGTGTTCACCGGGATGCGCCATTTCCGGCATTAAAAATAAAAAAAGGCGTGATGAGTGATGAGTAATCAGTAACAGGTGAAAAGGCTTTTTCTCATCACTCATTACTTATCACTTATTACGCTTTGAAAGGTTTTTGAATTATGAAGATTTTAGTTGTCGGCGGCGGCGGCCGCGAGCATGCCCTGGTCTGGAAGATTGCCCAGTCGCCCCTGGTGGACAAGGTCTACTGTGCGCCGGGCAACCCCGGCATCGCCGGGCTGGCCGAGTGCGTGGCGATCGCTGCGGACGACATCGACGGGCTGCTGGCCTTCGCCAGGGAGATGGCCATCGAGCTGACCGTGGTCGGCCCCGAGGTGCCCCTGACCCTGGGGATCGTCGACCGCTTCCAGGCCGCCGGCCTGGAAATCTTCGGGCCGAGCCAGGCTGCCGCGCGCATCGAGGGGTCCAAGGGCTTCTCCAAGGACCTGATGGCCAAGTACGGCATCCCCACCGCCGCCTACCGCAGTTTCACCGACCGTGACGCGGCCGTGGCCTACATCCGCGAGCAGGGCGCGCCCATCGTGGTCAAGGCCGACGGCCTGGCCGCCGGCAAGGGGGTCATCGTCGCCATGACCGAGGAGCAGGCGGTGGCGGCGGTAAACGAGATCATGGTCGATGCGGTCTTCGGCAGCGCCGGAGCCAGCGTAGTCATCGAGGAGTTCATGGAGGGGGAGGAGGCCTCCTTCTTCGCCTTCACCGACGGCAAGAACATCCTGCCGCTGGCCTCCAGCCAGGACCACAAGCGGGTCTTCGACAACGACGAGGGGCCCAACACCGGCGGCATGGGCGCCTACTCGCCGGCCCCGGTAGTTACCGAGGCCCTCACCGCCGAGGTCCTCGACACCATCGTGCGGCCGACCATCGAGGGGATGGCCGCCGAAGGCTGCCCCTACTCGGGCATTCTCTACGTCGGGCTGATGATCGCCGGCGGCAAGGCCCGGGTGGTGGAGTTCAACGCCCGTTTCGGCGACCCCGAGGCCCAGCCTCTGCTGATGCGGATGAAATCGGACATCGTGCCGGTGCTGCAGTCCATCGCCCGCGGCAAGCTGACCCAGGGCTCCCTGGAGTGGCACGACAAGGCCGCCGTCTGCGTGGTGATGGCCTCGGGCGGCTATCCGGGATCCTTTGAAAAAGGCTATGAAATCAAGGGGCTCGAAGACGCGGCCAAGATCGATGATCTCATGGTCTTTCACGCCGGCACGACCCTCAAGGACGCCAGGATCGTCAACCACGGAGGCCGGGTGCTCGGTGTGACCGGCTTGGGGGCCAGCGTGGCCGAGGCGATCGAAAAGGCCTATCTCGGGGTGCAGGCCATCGGCTGGGAGAAGGTCCATTTTCGCAAGGACATCGGCCGCAGGGCGCTGCATCGCTGAACCTTGGTCCAGTTTCTAATTAAGTGAAAAAGTCTATTCGAAACAGCCTGTTGGGCCCTGCGAATGTGCTTTTAACCAGTGCAGATTCGTGCCGATTTCCCTTGACACTGGAAGAGGGCGTATATTAGCTTTTTCAAGACTTTGTAAATTCTATCAAAAAACGAATGTGGCTTAACATTTCCAGCTCCGGTGGCTTCATCCGCACCGGACGGGCTATCGTTTAGCCTTGCGCATGTGCCGCACTCCCGCCAGCGGCTTGCGGACCCGCTTGCTGTCAACCGTGATTTCAACCTCAGGGGCCCCATTCTCCAGGAGAAATTGACTTGAGTACAAAACGAAGCCCTATCGATGCTCTCTGGGACTTTTTCTGCTCCCTCAAGCTGACTATCATCACCCTGATCCTGCTTGCCGTCACCTCGATCATCGGTACGGTCATCCAGCAGAATCTCTCTCCCCAGGAATACCTGCAGATCTACAGCGAGACGACCTACCGGGTGCTGAATTCGCTGCAGTTTTTTGACATGTACCATTCCTGGTGGTTCCTCGCCCTGCTGGGGATCTTCTCCATCAACCTGATCGCCTGCTCCATCAAGCGTTTTCCCCGGGTCTGGAAAACCGTCCACGAGCCCGTCTTGACCGCTGAAGATTCGCTGTTCCGCACCTTCAGCAACGTTGAAGAGCATGTGGTGAGCGGCTCACCGGCCGATTACCGGGACAAGATCGCCAAACTCTTCAAGGAGAACTTCGCCGAGCCGGTTGTCACCGAAAAGGAAGGCAAGATTCATTTCTTCGCCCAGAAGGGCAAGTATTCCCGGTTTGGCGTCTATGTCACCCATCTGTCCATCCTGATCATTTTCCTTGGGGCGATCATCGGCAATCTCTGGGGTTACAAGGCCTTCGTCAATATCGTCGAAGGGACCCAGACCACCAAGGTCTGGCCCCGGGGCAGCAACGAACCGCTCGAACTCGGCTTTGCCGTGCACTGCGAATCGTTCAGCGTCTCCTTCTACCCTGGCTCCAACCGGCCCAAGGAATTCAAAAGCATCCTGACCGTTCTCGAAGACGGTAAACCGGTGAGCGAGGAGCTGACCAATCGGCCGATCATCGTCAACGACCCGCTGCGCTACAAGGGGATCACCTTCTACCAGTCCAGCTATGGCCCGACCGGCGATCCGATTTTCAACTTCCGGGTCAAGGTTCGCGAGACCGGCGAGACCCTCGACCTCGTGGCAAGGCAGGGGCAGATGGTCAAACTGCCCGATGGCGGCGGGTTCCGCGTCGTTCAGTTCGCCCCCTCCTTTCAGAACTTCGGTCCCGGCGCCCGGCTCGAGACCGTCTCGGCCGACGGAAAACGCAGCAACTTCGTGGTTCTGCAGGCCTTTCCCGAATTCGACGCCCAGCGCGGCGGCGACTACATCTTCAGCATGGGCGAGTACAAGCAGCGCTATTACACCGGCCTGCAGGTGGCCAAGGACCCGGGGGTCTGGGTGGTCTGGCTCGGCTGCTTCCTGATGGTCGTCGGCTGCATCATCGCCTTTTTCCTCTCCCATCGCCGCATCTGGTTGACCATTCAGCCGGTGGGTCAGAAAACCGGCATCAAGCTGGGCGGATCGGCCCACCGCAACCAACCGGCCTTCGAACTGTTTTTTGACGAATTCAAAAAGAACCTCAAGAACGAAATCGCTTCCTAGGCCTTGCGCGGCCACCAAGGAGGAGTGCACCCATGACCAGCTCCATGTTGTTCAATATCACCACCATCGCCTATTTTGCCTCGATGGTCCTGTTCGTCGTTTTCATCGCCGGGCGCAGCAAGGTTGTCGGCCTGCTTGCCACCCTGGTCGCCTGGGCGGGTTTTGCCGCCAACACCGGCGCCATTGCCATGCGCTGGGTGGAGTCGCATCAGCTGGGCTTCGGCCATGCGCCGCTTTCCAACCTGTATGAATCGGTGGTCTTTTTCGCCTGGTCGATCCTGCTGATCTACCTGCTCTTCGATCTCAAGTACAAGCAGCGGGCGGTGGGCGCCTTCGTGCTCCCCTTCGCCTTTCTCGGCATGATCTGGGCGCAGCTGCGGCTCAACGACGCCATCGAGCCGCTGGTGCCGGCCCTGCAGAGCAACTGGCTGACCTACCACGTATTCACCTGCTTTATCGGCTACGCTGCCTTCGCCGTGGCCTGCGGGGTTTCGATCATGTACCTGGTCAAGGTCGGCAAGGAAGAGAAGTCCCCGTCGGACTCTCCTGCCGGGGGGATTCTCGGCATGTTCCCCTCGGCCAAGATCCTCGATGACCTCAACTACAAGGCGATCATGGTCGGCTTCCCCATGCTGACCCTGGGGATCATCACCGGCGCGGCCTGGGCCAACTACGCCTGGGGCACCTACTGGAGCTGGGACCCCAAGGAGACCTGGAGCCTGATCGTCTGGTTCATCTACGCGGCCTTCCTGCACGCCCGCTTCACCCGCGGCTGGGTGGGGCGCAAGGCGGCCTGGCTGTCGATCTTCGGCTTCGCGGCGACGGTCTTCTGCTACCTCGGGGTCAACCTGATCCTGTCCGGTTTGCACTCCTACGGAGGGTAGGCAACTCCACCTCGTGCCCCTTCGGAAATCCCGGAGGGGCACTTTTCTTTCAT
This window encodes:
- a CDS encoding ASKHA domain-containing protein — encoded protein: MRSEEWRASGSGLRLGLDLGTTTLAGRLIDGAGKCLAEGKLANPQSAFGSDIIRRLEAARGGNAQKLQALLAQGIGGLIDDLLARAGRSRGEIAAAAAAGNPGICHLLRGLEVDSVLFPPHRPPDCAGVHLEPRGLGLDLPVSLYLFPLVSGYVGGDLVAFLFAEPEPAASTFFLDVGTNGEMALFADGRWWTTSVAAGPAFEGGGISCGMAAKAGAVEQVRLDGDRLRLGVIGGGAPRGLCGSGLVEAVAAALEGGLMDPRGTLRDPGEVASHLSRYLVESPEGNALRLYRDASVELRLTQEDVRNFQLAKGAVQAGALCLLRRAGVAPEDLAAVVVTGAFGFSLASAALKRVAMLPETMVDKVRFVPGGALAGVCRLLADPEGPARAQALADRLKPYPLSGTPAFEQAFLAALDF
- the purH gene encoding bifunctional phosphoribosylaminoimidazolecarboxamide formyltransferase/IMP cyclohydrolase — encoded protein: MATIKRALISVSDKTGVVDFARELSGYGVEILSTGGTAKLLREQGLAVKDVSEFTGFPEMLDGRVKTLHPKVHGGLLGMRENPEHVAKMKEHGIEPIDMVVVNLYPFEATVAKPDCTLEDAIENIDIGGPTMLRSAAKNNRDVTVLVDHADYAGVLAEMKQSGGAVGRETNFRLAVKVYQHTAAYDGAISNWLGRKLDAESAEFPPTLTLQYKKAQGMRYGENPHQKAAFYVEKEVKEASIATAKQLQGKELSYNNIADTDAALECVKQFGEAPACVIVKHANPCGVALGSNLLEAYNRAFSTDTESAFGGIIAFNGELDADTAKVIVERQFVEVIIAPKVSAEAVAVVAAKKNVRLLECGQWPAQPAQRFEFKRVNGGMLVQDTDLELTAELKVVTKRQPTDAEMRDLLFTWQVAKFVKSNAIVYGKDGMTIGVGAGQMSRVNSARIAAIKAEHAGLQVKGAVMASDAFFPFRDGIDNAAAAGIAAVIQPGGSIRDEEVIAAADEHGMAMVFTGMRHFRH
- the purD gene encoding phosphoribosylamine--glycine ligase, whose product is MKILVVGGGGREHALVWKIAQSPLVDKVYCAPGNPGIAGLAECVAIAADDIDGLLAFAREMAIELTVVGPEVPLTLGIVDRFQAAGLEIFGPSQAAARIEGSKGFSKDLMAKYGIPTAAYRSFTDRDAAVAYIREQGAPIVVKADGLAAGKGVIVAMTEEQAVAAVNEIMVDAVFGSAGASVVIEEFMEGEEASFFAFTDGKNILPLASSQDHKRVFDNDEGPNTGGMGAYSPAPVVTEALTAEVLDTIVRPTIEGMAAEGCPYSGILYVGLMIAGGKARVVEFNARFGDPEAQPLLMRMKSDIVPVLQSIARGKLTQGSLEWHDKAAVCVVMASGGYPGSFEKGYEIKGLEDAAKIDDLMVFHAGTTLKDARIVNHGGRVLGVTGLGASVAEAIEKAYLGVQAIGWEKVHFRKDIGRRALHR
- the resB gene encoding cytochrome c biogenesis protein ResB; this translates as MSTKRSPIDALWDFFCSLKLTIITLILLAVTSIIGTVIQQNLSPQEYLQIYSETTYRVLNSLQFFDMYHSWWFLALLGIFSINLIACSIKRFPRVWKTVHEPVLTAEDSLFRTFSNVEEHVVSGSPADYRDKIAKLFKENFAEPVVTEKEGKIHFFAQKGKYSRFGVYVTHLSILIIFLGAIIGNLWGYKAFVNIVEGTQTTKVWPRGSNEPLELGFAVHCESFSVSFYPGSNRPKEFKSILTVLEDGKPVSEELTNRPIIVNDPLRYKGITFYQSSYGPTGDPIFNFRVKVRETGETLDLVARQGQMVKLPDGGGFRVVQFAPSFQNFGPGARLETVSADGKRSNFVVLQAFPEFDAQRGGDYIFSMGEYKQRYYTGLQVAKDPGVWVVWLGCFLMVVGCIIAFFLSHRRIWLTIQPVGQKTGIKLGGSAHRNQPAFELFFDEFKKNLKNEIAS